The sequence below is a genomic window from Thiomonas intermedia.
CTCCTGCACGGTTGGTGCCCGTTCAATACACTGCCTCTTCCTTCCCATGGCTGTAGAGCGACCGATCCATGCTGCAACGATTGCGTGAGACCATCCAGATCATCTTGGAGCGCGACCCTGCCGCGCGCTCGACCTGGGAGGTGATCACCTGTTATCCGGGCCTGCATGCCTTGCTGTTCCACAGCATGGCCCATGGCTGCTGGAAGCGCGGCTGGCATTGGCTCGGGCGCTGGATTTCGCATTGGGGCCGGTGGCTGACGGGGATCGAGATCCACCCCGGCGCCATCATCGGTCGCAGGGTCTTCATCGATCACGGCATGGGCGTGGTGATCGGTGAAACGGCAGAGATCGGAGACGACTGCACGATCTATCAGGGCGTGACCCTGGGAGGGACGTCGCTTTACAAGGGCGCCAAGCGGCACCCAACGCTTGAAGCCGGCGTGGTCGTGGGCGCTGGCGCCCAGGTGCTTGGCGGTTTCACGGTGGGCGAAGGTGCGCGCATCGGATCGAACGCAGTCGTGGTGAAAGCCGTGCCTGCGGGGGCAACTGCCGTGGGAAACCCGGCCCGCATCATCCAGAAGGAAGTCGAGCAGCAACGCGAGGCAACCGCGGCCCGCATGGGTTTTTCCGCCTACGCCGTCACGCAGAATGGCGACGATCCTCAATCACGCGCGGTCCTTGGTCTGATCGATCATGCCGCTCAGCTCGAACATCAGGTTGCGCTGCTGTGGCAGGCGCTCGAACGCCACGGCGTTTGTCCGGCCGAAGCCTGCCCGCCAGAAGCGCGGCGAACCGAACATTTCGACAAGGCCAAGCTGGAAAAGCTGGTGGAGTGATCGGGCATGGAGCCATGCCCGGCTCTGAGGCAGAGGCTCTGAGATGGGTGATGCGGGGCGCGGATACTCAGTGCTGCTGGTTGGCGCAGCGATCTCGCAGCATGTGCTCCAACTCGTTCAAGCTGGTCGTGCGCACGGCAAAAAGGCGGATCGTTTCGGCAGAGCTGCCGTTCGAGCCAAAGAAGAAATTCAGAATTTGTTTCGCAATGCCCATGATGACACCAAGTTATTTTAGGGTTAACCCGCATTCTAATCTGCGCCGCGAAATCTCGCTCGGGCGGCGGGGTCTGCGGGTTGCAGCGGTCTCCGCTTTCGTGGCGGTTGCCACGGAAGGAGAGGAATCATGATCGCCGGTTGGACGCGGCGGATCGCCTTTGTGCTGGCGGTCGGTCTGGCCCCTGGTGGTTGCGCCGTCCAGACTCCGCCGATGTCCGGCCCTTCCGGGGTTCATCTGTATGGGCAAATCGACGAGGGTGTTCAGTTTCATCCGTGACTTTGCTCCCCCTCGAGGGTTTTGGGTGTGAATCTTCTGTCCTAGATCAAACAATCCCGGAAAAGGCCTCAAGCCTTTGGGGGCGGTGCCGTTGTTCAGTGCGTTGAATGTCCAGGCATGCAGGCGAAGTCGTCTTCTGTATGCGACCAGGAGCGATCATGCGAAACAACCAGCCTGTCACCCAGACCGAACGCCATCTCCGTGAGAACGAGTACATCGTTTCCAAGACCGATCTCAAAGGCCGCATTGCCTATGTGAATCGCCCCTTTCTGGAGATCAGCGGATTTTCCGAGGATGAGTTGCTGGGGTCGGCCCACAACATCGTGCGCCACCCCGATATGCCCTCGGAGGCCTTCGAAGACATGTGGGGGCATCTGCAGGCAGGCAAGGCGTGGCAGGGCATGGTGAAAAATCGCTGCAAGAACGGCGACTTCTACTGGGTTCAGGCCAATGCCAATCCCATTTGGGAGCAGGGGCGCATGGTGGGGTATATGTCGCTTCGGGTCCGCCCCAGTCGGGAGCAGGTGCGTGAGGCCGAGGCGTTCTATGCCGACTTGCGTGAAGGACGGGCATCCGGATGGACGGTCCTGCATGGCAGGCCGGCTCGCACGGGTTTGCGAGGCTGGATGGCCGAGAGCGGCAGAGCACTGCAACATCGCGCGGTCAGCGTTTTGAGCGGGGCATCGGTGTTGCTCGCGGCCTTGATTCTGGGGCTTGGCGTGGCCAAGACTCTCGGCGTGCAGGCGTTCGGCATCGTGCAGGCCGAAACGCTGTTGTTGGTACTGGCCGGGGTGTTGCTCGGGGTCATGCTGGTCCTGGCCTGGACGACGCGTCACCGCCTGGTGCAGCCCCTCGATGCCCTGCAAAGAGATATGGAAACCGTGTCTGCGGGCATTCTGACGCTGAATCAGGTGTCCACTGACACGAATGGCGCTAACCGGCTGCGTCAGACGCTGGACACCATGCGGGGCAATCTCAGCAGCATGGTGCAGGACATCCGCGCGGCTTCGTCGCAGATCACAACCGGTTCGCAGGAAATTGCTTCGGCCTCGCAAGGCCTCGCCCAGGCCGCTTCCGAGCAGGCGGCTTCGGTCGAGGAAACGTCGGCCACGCTGGAGCAGACTGGGGCCTCCATTCAGCAAAATTCCGACAACGCCCGCCAGACCAATGCCATTGCGCAGGCGGCCTCCCATCAGGCCGCCGATGGTGGTGTGGCGGTGAGCCAAACCGTGGCGGCCATGCAGAGCATTGCCGAACGCATTTCGGTCATAGACGACATCGCCTATCAGACCAATATGTTGGCGCTCAATGCCGCCATTGAAGCAGCTCGCGCAGGCGAGCACGGCAAAGGCTTCGCCGTCGTCGCCGCGGAAGTGCGCAATCTCGCCGAGAAAAGTCAGGCCGCCGCACGCGAGATCAGCGAGCTGGCGACTTCGACCGTTCACCAGGCCGTACAGGCCGGGGCGCTGCTTCAGGAGATCGTGCCCGCCATCTCGAAAACGTCGCAACTTGTCGAAGAGATCAGCGCCGCTTCAGAAGAGCAGGCCACAGGTATTCAGCAGATCTCGCTGGCCGTATCCCAACTCAATGCTGTGACGCAGCACAACGCATCGGCCTCGGAGGAGTTGGCCGCCACCGCGGAAGACCTCAGTTTTCAAGCGCAGTTTCTAGAGAAAGCCATGGCGCAGTTCCGACTGAACGGCGAATTGGCCCCCACCTCACTCTCTCGTGCCGAGCGCAAGCGGTCCCACGCTCAGGAGGGAGCGCACCGGGGCGAACGGCTCATCGAGACGGGATTCGCCGCATTCTGAAGTCTGGCGAATGGCAGCGGTTCGGCTCCACGCTGACGTGTTTCGCAGCAGTGATGCTGCGCTGCAACATTTCACAAAATGGAGATCGCAAGATCTTGGCATCTCGCCTATGATTAGGGTTATCCCTGATTTTAGGCAATCGCCCCCACAAGGAGCGCGCTGTCCTTCAAGCATCATGAACCCCATCAAGCGATTTCTCGAAAAGCTGCTGTCCCGCGTTGAATTTCATCAAAACGAGGATGAACACTACCTTGCCCAGTCGGTCGACGCGTGCGACTTTGAACGCCGCATCAGGGAACTGGAACTTCGCGGATCCAACGCGCAGGATTGGACTTGGGCCGACGTGCCCCGATCCCAAGCCTTGCGGATGCCGTGGTGACGGCCTCGGCGGCCTTCTTGGACGGCTGGGCAGAATGGACGCAGAGGGTCTGCCATCAAAGCCTTCAGTGGCCCTTTGATCTGCTGCGCCTGCGATATGCAGCCGCGGTAGAGGCCGGACTGATCGAGCGTTCACTCATTGGTGCATCCCAGTTCGAGCGTAAGACTGCTGCGCTGGAGCAAGCCCTGCTGGGACCCCACGCCCGTCGCCTTTGACGGCAGCCTACGCGCGGCGAAATATTTTGCCCCGCTTGTCGAAGGCAAGTCGATTGATCCTCGGGCAGATATCGCGCCTGAGGATGACGATTCGGGCTAGCAAGCGGTGGCTGTGCGACACCGCCATGCAAAATGAAAAAGCCCCACGCGGATGCGTGAGGCTTTGAATTTGTTGGCTCCTCGACCTGGGCTCGAACCAGGGACCTACGGATTAACAGTCCGGCGCTCTACCGACTGAGCTATCGAGGAACAGCAAAGCAAAAAAGTATAGAGTCAGATCGCTTGGGCGTCAACTCACAATTGCGTTTGTTAAGAGCGATCTCAGTCAAAAACTGGTGTTTCCACACCCAGTACCTTGTGCAGTTTGGGGCTTGTGGTGGTGTACTGCAGGTGGATTTTCTTCTCCGGGAAAATGAAGGGGGCTGCGCCGAAAGCGGCCAGCGCGGCCTCGTGAAAGCCGGAGAGAATGAGTTTTTTCTTGCCCGGGTAGGTGTTGATGTCGCCCACCGCGAAAATGCCGGGAATGCTGGTCTGGAACTTCTCGGTATCCACCACGAGCTGCTTGCGTTCGATGTCCAGTCCCCATTCGGCGATCGGTCCGAGCTTGGGCGACAGGCCAAAGAAGACCAGCAAGAGGTCCAGCGGGAGGCGGCGGGTAATGCCGTCGTTGCCTGTGACCTTGATCATGTGCAGCCGTCCCTCGGCGTTCTCCTCGTAGCCGCTGACCTGACCGACGAGGAACTGCATTTCGTGTTGCTCGCATAGGGCATGCATCTGCGCGACAGATGCGGGGGCGGCGCGAAAGCCATCGCGACGATGGATCAGGGTCACGCTCTCGGGCTTGTTTTCTGCGGACTGCACGAAGTGCAGGGCCCAGTCGAGCGCGGAGTCGCCTCCACCGACGATGACGAGATTCTTGTCGGCGAACTGGGCCGGGTTGCGGACCCGGTAGAACAGCTGGCTGCCTTCGAACTTGTCCAGGCCGTCCACTTTCAAGGTACGAGGCTGGAAGGATCCCACCCCGGCGGCGATGAAGGCTGTCTTGGTGAGCAGACGAGTGGATTGGGTCGTTTCGATCAGGAAGCGGCCATCCGGCTGGGGCTCCAGTGCGGTGACTTCCTGTCCGAGGTGAAAAGTGGCGCCGAAGGGTTCGATTTGCTTGAGCAGGTTGTCGGTCAATTCCTGCCCGGTGCAGACCGGGACGGCCGGAATGTCGTAGATCGGCTTGTCCGGGTAGAGCTCAACGCATTGCCCGCCGGGATAGGCCAGCGTGTCGATGACGTGGGTTTTGATCTCAAGCAGTCCGAGCTCAAAGACCTGGAACAGTCCGACCGGCCCGGCGCCGATGATCACGGCGTCGGTTTCGATGATGTCGGTGGCGACGGATGCGGCCGACGCGGCAGTGGAGGCGTTGGACATGTCCATGCGGATGTTGGGTGAAAGATGTGAGGGGCCGCCTTCGGTAGCGGCGCGGATGCGCGTTTCAGCGCTGCAGATACTGCAACTTGTTCGGCTGGTCCTTCCACTCGTCGGCGTCATCGGGAGCGGCCCTGCGCTTGGTGATGCTGGGCCATTGCCGTGACAACTCGGCATTGAGCTTGATGAAGGCTTGTTGATCGCCGGGCACATCTTCCTCGGCGTAGATGGCATTGGCCGGGCACTCCGGAACACACACGGCGCAATCAATGCATTCGTCCGGATCGATGGTGAGGAAATTGGGACCTTCGCGGAAACAGTCCACCGGGCAGACGTCGACACAGTCGGTGTATTTGCAGCGAATGCAGTTCTCAGTTACGACGAAAGTCATGTGCGGAATCGATTCTGTAAAAGCCCAGAATTTTAACTGGCACCGGATGACGCAGTCTGCATCAGGTCAAAGCCGCATGTCGCCACAGGCGCGTCCAGAAAAAAACCACCGCCCCGACGCGCGGATGGCGGTGGTTGGTCGCGTCAGCTCAGGGTTTGCTCGGCGCGGGCGTTTTGACCAGACCCGAGGATGTGGTGGCAGTCGCCGGTTTGCCGAAGCGCTGCCACAGCTCGAAGCCGATCATGCCTGCAAACATACTGCTGAAAAACAGCCACTCCTGCCAGGTGGAAGCGGCCAGCGACGCCAGCGATGGCCCAGGACACAGGCCCGTCATGCCCCAGCCGATACCAAAGATCGCGCTGCCTGCGATCAGTTTGCCATTGATGCCCCGAGTGGAGGGAAAGGCGATTTTCTCGCCCATGAGGGACTGGGAGCGCCGCTGCGCCATTTGCATCGGCACCAGGGCGACCAGGACGGCGGTGATCATGACCAGGATCAGACTGGGGTCCCAGGGGCCGGCAATGTCGAGAAAGGCGATGACCTTGGCCGGGTCGGTCATGCCCGATACGAGCAGGCCGATGCCGAATACGACGCCACTGATGAAAGCGAGAATCTTCATGGCTCAGGCTCCTCCCAGAAGGTGGCGCATGACGAAGGTGGTCGCCATGCCCATGCCGATGAAGGTGCCCACGGCTGCCATCGAGCGCGGAGAGAACCGCGAGAGTCCACAGACCCCATGGCCGCTGGCACAGCCCGAACCCAGTCGGGTGCCGAAGCCGACGATCAGTCCGCCGATCGCGATCACGGGCCAGGACTCGCCATAGTGAGCGCCCGGTATGGGGCGAAACATCACCCAGATGAACGAGGCGGCGATCAAACCGCCCAGAAACCACAGACGCCAGGCCGTCGGTCGTTTGCCCTGCATGGCCTCGTTGATGGCGCCGCCGAAAATGCCGCTGATCCCTGCGATCTTGCCGCCGCCCAGCGCCATGGCACCGGCGGCAGCCCCGATCATGGCACCGCCGAGAATGGCAGTAGCCGGGGTGAAATGGGTCCAATCGATGTGGAACATCTGTCTCTCCTTCGTGACATGGCATGTTGTCTCTGGTTTTATTGACGCCAGCCAGTTTTCTGGTCAGGCCGCCTGCCGTACCGCCGCGACATGCAAGCGCGGCGGCACTCATTGCTCATTTGCCTGGCGGCTCGTCGCCTCCGTGGCAGTAAATCTGATACAGCGTCATCAGCACGGCGCTTGCTGCCGGACTGGCCAGGCTGTAATACACACGCTTGCCATCTCGACGGGTTTTCACCAGGCCCTGGGCTCGCAACACGGTGAGCTGCTGCGAAAGGGTGGGCTGGCCCACGTCGCAGGCAGCCTCGAGATCGCTCACACAGATCTCGCCGCGGTTGATCTGGCACAAAATGAGCAGACGGTCAGGATTGCCCAGTGTTTTCAACAGGGCGCCGGCCTGTTCCGAGTTGCGGCGCATGGCTTCGACGCTGGGAATTTCAGATTCTTGTGCGCTTGTCATTGACTTGGCTCAATCAGGTAACTCCTAATGGAAAAACAATATATTCTTTTCTATAGTGTTCCTGCAACGCATAACGCCTAGGAGATACCCGTATGAGTACGCAGTCCCCCATCGTCCAGAGCTGGTTTCACGCACCGACCTTCACCGCGACTCACTGCATCATCGATCCGGAAACCCGTCACTGCGCGATTCTCGACAGCGTGCTCGACTTCGACTACGCCTCGGGCCGCACCAAGACCGATTTCGCCGACAAGGTCGCCGCTTTCGTGCGCGAACAGGGTCTCACGGTGGACTGGCTGCTCGAAAGCCACGCCCACGCCGATCATCTGTCGGCCGCGCCGTATCTCAAAAAGCTGTTCGGCGGCAAGGTCGCGATCGGCGAGCACATCCAGGATGTGCAGAAAGTGTTCAGCCAGGTCTTCAACGACAGCTCGATGCCCACGGATGGCTCACCCTTCGACCATCTGTTCAAGGATGGCGAGGCCTTCGCCATCGGCAAATTGCAGGCTCGTGTGATGCACACGCCCGGCCATACGCCGGCCTGTGTCAGCTATCTGGTGGGCGACTGTGCGTTCGTGGGCGACACGCTGTTCATGCCCGATTACGGCACGGCCCGATGCGACTTCCCCGGGGGAGACGCGCATGTGCTCTTCCAGTCGGTGCACAAGCTCTACAGCCTGCCCCCACAAACCAAACTCTACCTTTGCCACGACTACATGCCCGGCGGACGCGAGCCGATCTGGCAAACCACGGTGCAGGCCGAGCGCGAGGGCAACGTCCAGCTCAATGCCCAGACCTCCGAGGACGATTTTGTGGCGTTCCGCAAGAAGCGCGATGCCACGCTGAACATGCCCGCGCTCATCTTGCCCTCGGTGCAGATCAATGTCCGCGCAGGCGAGATGCCCAAGGCCGAGGCCAACGGCGTGAGCTACCTCAAGGTGCCCGTGAACGCGCTGTAAGCGCCGCCGCAAGCGCCCAGTGGCGACTGCCGGGCAGCTGGTTAGACTGCAGGTTTTTTGCCTGCCATGACCGTTGCCGACACCGCCTCACCGAATCCGTTTACCCAACCGCAGGTCGCCGCGCGGCGGGTGTTGCAGGCGCTCAGCGCCGAACTGCAGCTCCCGGCCTCGCAGATTCAGGCAGCGATCGAGCTGATGGACGGTGGCGCCACCGTCCCCTTCATCGCCCGTTCTCGCAAGGAAGTGACGGGCGGTATGAGCGACGACCACCTGCGCACGTTGGAGGAGCGCCTGCTCTATCTGCGTGAACTCGAAGATCGACGCGCGGTGGTGCTGCAGTCCATCGCCGAGCAGGGCAAGCTCACCCCGGCGTTGCAGGCTGCCATCAACGCGACCGGGCAGAAGCAGGAACTCGAAGACCTCTACCTGCCCTACAAGCCTCGCCGCGTCACCCGGGCGCAGAAGGCGAGAGAGGCCGGCCTGGAGCCCCTCGCCGACTTGCTGTGGCAGCAGCCGCAGACCGATCCCCTTCAGGAGGCGGCAGCGTACGTCCGTCCCCAGCAGAGCAACGACGTGGCCGACACCTCCACGCCCCAGGCCTGCCTCGACGGTGCACGCGACATCCTCAGCGAACGCTGGGCCGAAGACCCGGCCGTGGTCGCCCCCATGCGCGAATGGCTCTGGCAGACCGGCCACCTGATCAGCCAGGTGCGCGCTGGAAAAGAACAGGAAGGCGCCAAGTTCCGCGACTACTTCGACTACGCCGAGCCGCTGGACAAGGTGCCTTCGCACCGCGCTCTGGCGGTCTTGCGCGGGCGGGCGCAGGACATGCTCGATGCTCGCATCGACCTGCCTCCCCCTCCCGAGGGCAGTGCAGCTCCCGCGCTGATTGCCCTGGCCGAGGGGCGCCTTGCCCTGCTGCTGCGGTGGAGCCATCAGGGGCGTGCAGCAGACGACTGGTTGCGCCGGGTGCTCCAGTGGACCTGGAAGGTGAAGCTCTCGCTGACGCTCGAGCGCGAGCTGCTGTCGCGTCTGCGAGAGCAGGCGGAGGCCGTCGCCATCGACGTGTTCGGCGCGAACCTGCGCGACCTGCTGCTCGCCGCGCCTGCCGGGCCCAAGGTCGTCATGGGGCTGGATCCCGGCATCCGCACCGGGGTGAAAGTCGCCCTGGTCGATGTCACCGG
It includes:
- a CDS encoding methyl-accepting chemotaxis protein — encoded protein: MRNNQPVTQTERHLRENEYIVSKTDLKGRIAYVNRPFLEISGFSEDELLGSAHNIVRHPDMPSEAFEDMWGHLQAGKAWQGMVKNRCKNGDFYWVQANANPIWEQGRMVGYMSLRVRPSREQVREAEAFYADLREGRASGWTVLHGRPARTGLRGWMAESGRALQHRAVSVLSGASVLLAALILGLGVAKTLGVQAFGIVQAETLLLVLAGVLLGVMLVLAWTTRHRLVQPLDALQRDMETVSAGILTLNQVSTDTNGANRLRQTLDTMRGNLSSMVQDIRAASSQITTGSQEIASASQGLAQAASEQAASVEETSATLEQTGASIQQNSDNARQTNAIAQAASHQAADGGVAVSQTVAAMQSIAERISVIDDIAYQTNMLALNAAIEAARAGEHGKGFAVVAAEVRNLAEKSQAAAREISELATSTVHQAVQAGALLQEIVPAISKTSQLVEEISAASEEQATGIQQISLAVSQLNAVTQHNASASEELAATAEDLSFQAQFLEKAMAQFRLNGELAPTSLSRAERKRSHAQEGAHRGERLIETGFAAF
- a CDS encoding NAD(P)/FAD-dependent oxidoreductase — its product is MDMSNASTAASAASVATDIIETDAVIIGAGPVGLFQVFELGLLEIKTHVIDTLAYPGGQCVELYPDKPIYDIPAVPVCTGQELTDNLLKQIEPFGATFHLGQEVTALEPQPDGRFLIETTQSTRLLTKTAFIAAGVGSFQPRTLKVDGLDKFEGSQLFYRVRNPAQFADKNLVIVGGGDSALDWALHFVQSAENKPESVTLIHRRDGFRAAPASVAQMHALCEQHEMQFLVGQVSGYEENAEGRLHMIKVTGNDGITRRLPLDLLLVFFGLSPKLGPIAEWGLDIERKQLVVDTEKFQTSIPGIFAVGDINTYPGKKKLILSGFHEAALAAFGAAPFIFPEKKIHLQYTTTSPKLHKVLGVETPVFD
- the cysE gene encoding serine O-acetyltransferase; translated protein: MLQRLRETIQIILERDPAARSTWEVITCYPGLHALLFHSMAHGCWKRGWHWLGRWISHWGRWLTGIEIHPGAIIGRRVFIDHGMGVVIGETAEIGDDCTIYQGVTLGGTSLYKGAKRHPTLEAGVVVGAGAQVLGGFTVGEGARIGSNAVVVKAVPAGATAVGNPARIIQKEVEQQREATAARMGFSAYAVTQNGDDPQSRAVLGLIDHAAQLEHQVALLWQALERHGVCPAEACPPEARRTEHFDKAKLEKLVE
- a CDS encoding ArsR/SmtB family transcription factor — its product is MTSAQESEIPSVEAMRRNSEQAGALLKTLGNPDRLLILCQINRGEICVSDLEAACDVGQPTLSQQLTVLRAQGLVKTRRDGKRVYYSLASPAASAVLMTLYQIYCHGGDEPPGK
- a CDS encoding YeeE/YedE family protein, which produces MFHIDWTHFTPATAILGGAMIGAAAGAMALGGGKIAGISGIFGGAINEAMQGKRPTAWRLWFLGGLIAASFIWVMFRPIPGAHYGESWPVIAIGGLIVGFGTRLGSGCASGHGVCGLSRFSPRSMAAVGTFIGMGMATTFVMRHLLGGA
- a CDS encoding DUF6691 family protein; the encoded protein is MKILAFISGVVFGIGLLVSGMTDPAKVIAFLDIAGPWDPSLILVMITAVLVALVPMQMAQRRSQSLMGEKIAFPSTRGINGKLIAGSAIFGIGWGMTGLCPGPSLASLAASTWQEWLFFSSMFAGMIGFELWQRFGKPATATTSSGLVKTPAPSKP
- the fdxA gene encoding ferredoxin FdxA; the encoded protein is MTFVVTENCIRCKYTDCVDVCPVDCFREGPNFLTIDPDECIDCAVCVPECPANAIYAEEDVPGDQQAFIKLNAELSRQWPSITKRRAAPDDADEWKDQPNKLQYLQR
- a CDS encoding DUF3563 family protein; protein product: MNPIKRFLEKLLSRVEFHQNEDEHYLAQSVDACDFERRIRELELRGSNAQDWTWADVPRSQALRMPW
- a CDS encoding MBL fold metallo-hydrolase, translated to MSTQSPIVQSWFHAPTFTATHCIIDPETRHCAILDSVLDFDYASGRTKTDFADKVAAFVREQGLTVDWLLESHAHADHLSAAPYLKKLFGGKVAIGEHIQDVQKVFSQVFNDSSMPTDGSPFDHLFKDGEAFAIGKLQARVMHTPGHTPACVSYLVGDCAFVGDTLFMPDYGTARCDFPGGDAHVLFQSVHKLYSLPPQTKLYLCHDYMPGGREPIWQTTVQAEREGNVQLNAQTSEDDFVAFRKKRDATLNMPALILPSVQINVRAGEMPKAEANGVSYLKVPVNAL